AAGAGCAATTTTAAGTTTCTCATAAAAAACATCATCATCAAGTAAGTCAACAACTCTTATTCCTATTCTACCATATTTATCTGCATAAGTTGTCCCTATCCCTCTTCCAGTTGTTCCTAATTCTCCTTTTCCTCTAAATTTATCTTCTATCTGGTCAAGAATTTTATGGTATGGCATTGTAATATGAGCATTTTCATAAATAAAAAGACGGTCATCTACTTTTATCCCATTTTTTTCAAGAAATGCTATTTCCTCAAATAAAGAAACAGGGTCAATAACTGTCCCATTACCAATTAAACAAATTTTCTCGGGATAAAGAATACCAGATGGAACAAGATGAAAAATAAATTTTTTACCATTTATAATTACCGTATGACCTGCATTTGCTCCTCCCTGATATCTTGCAACAATATCCATATCTTTTGCAAGGTAATCAATAACTTTCCCTTTCCCTTCATCTCCCCATTGTGTTCCAACAACAACTGTAACCATTTCAACCTCCTTTTAATTTCCTTATAATTGCATCGCCCATTTCTTTTGTCCCAACGGAAGAGTTATCATCTTTTTCTTTAAAATCATAGGTAACAAAAACACCTTCTTTTATTACACTTGCAAGTGCATTTTCAAGTTTTTTACTTTCATCAGAATAACCAATATAATCAAGCATCAAAATACCTGCTAATATCATAGCAGAAGGATTTACTTTGTTTTGTCCTTTATATTTTGGAGCAGACCCATGCGTTGGCTCAAAAACTGCTATATCTTCTCCCAAATTTGCACCCGCAGAAAGTCCTAATCCACCAACAAGCCCTGCACAAAGGTCAGAAAGAATATCCCCATAAAGATTGGGACAAACAAGAACATCATAAATTTCTGGTTTTTGAACAAGTTGCATTGCCATATTATCAACAATTTTATCTTCAAATTCAATATCTTTATATTCATCTGCAACTTTCCTTGCAACATCAAGAAAAAGTCCATCAGTAAATTTCATTATATTTGCTTTATGAACAGCAGTTACTTTTTTTCTTCTATTTTTTCTTGCATATTCAAAAGCAAATCTGACAATTCTCTCTGAATTTTTAACTGAGATTGGTTTTATGCTTATTCCAGAATCATTTTCTATTTTACTTCCTGTTTTTTTCTCAATAAATTCAATCAATTCAAGTGTATTTTCTTTCCCTTTTTCAAACTCAATTCCTGCATAAAGGTCTTCCATATTTTCTCTAACAATTACAAGGTCAACATTTTGAAATTTTGTTTTTGCACCTTCATAAATTTTAAATGGTCTTAAACAAACATATAAGTTGAAATATTGTCTTATAAAAACATTTATACTTCTATATCCATACCCAACAGGTGTTGTTATAGGACCCTTCAGGCATACTTTATTTTCTTTTATAGACATTAATGTTTCATCTGGAATAGGAGTTCCATATTTTTCAAGTGCTTCCAATCCAACTTCTTTTATATCCCATTCAATATCAACTCCTGTGGCATCAATACAATTTTTGACAACCTCTGTAATTTCTGGTCCTATTCCATCTCCTGGAATTAATGTAATTTTTTTTCCCATATTACTCCTCTATTTTAAAACTACCATATTTTTTTATGTAATTAACAACACCACCTTCATTTAAAATATCAATCATAAATGATGGCAACGAAGAACTTTTTATTTCTATTCCTTTTGTAATATCTCTAACAATACCTTTTTCTACATCTACTTCAATTTCATCTCCATCATCTATTTTATCAGTATCTGCCTGTATTAAAACAAGACCAACATTTATGCTATTTCTAAAAAATATTCTTGCAAAACTTTTTGCAATCACACCTGATATACCTGAATGTTTTATTACAAGAGGTGCTTGTTCTCTACTTGAACCACACCCAAAATTATTTCCTGCAACAATAAAATCGCCTTTTTTAATTTTTTTATAGAAATCAGG
The bacterium DNA segment above includes these coding regions:
- a CDS encoding 3-isopropylmalate dehydratase small subunit translates to LKGYVHKFGDDINTDYIISGKYKFKTLDMNELATHLMEDIIPDFYKKIKKGDFIVAGNNFGCGSSREQAPLVIKHSGISGVIAKSFARIFFRNSINVGLVLIQADTDKIDDGDEIEVDVEKGIVRDITKGIEIKSSSLPSFMIDILNEGGVVNYIKKYGSFKIEE
- a CDS encoding isocitrate/isopropylmalate dehydrogenase family protein gives rise to the protein MGKKITLIPGDGIGPEITEVVKNCIDATGVDIEWDIKEVGLEALEKYGTPIPDETLMSIKENKVCLKGPITTPVGYGYRSINVFIRQYFNLYVCLRPFKIYEGAKTKFQNVDLVIVRENMEDLYAGIEFEKGKENTLELIEFIEKKTGSKIENDSGISIKPISVKNSERIVRFAFEYARKNRRKKVTAVHKANIMKFTDGLFLDVARKVADEYKDIEFEDKIVDNMAMQLVQKPEIYDVLVCPNLYGDILSDLCAGLVGGLGLSAGANLGEDIAVFEPTHGSAPKYKGQNKVNPSAMILAGILMLDYIGYSDESKKLENALASVIKEGVFVTYDFKEKDDNSSVGTKEMGDAIIRKLKGG